The Serinus canaria isolate serCan28SL12 chromosome 8, serCan2020, whole genome shotgun sequence DNA window TCGCTCTGGCAGTGCAGCATATTTTGAACTGCTCAAGTTTTCCATAGTGTCTAAAACCACTGGACATAGAGGctgatttttctgaagaaattgtGCTGCAATTTTTCGATCTTCAAGGCTTGTGTGATTTTTAATAATgacattgtttttaaaagcccaTCCATCTAAAACAAATGAGGAAGGGATTTAGCAGTGAAGGTTTTGAATAGGTGCAAGGGTGGACATGTACTGTGTGTCATATCCCAAATCTAGGTTAAAAGAATCTTACAGTTTATTCCTAGCTTCAAAATTTGCTATGAAATGAAAACCCCCCCTCAAATTATGGCACCACTAGAGCTTTCCAATAAGTGGTCCCAAgatctgggttttttcccccctcatcaaactgtattttcttcttgccCCGgattcagaaatatttgatgGATTTTAGCTGAAATTTTCCCACATAGATCTACCCTAGAAAGATACCAGGTGGGGAACATATATTGGGTAAGATATGTCAGTGTTGTTCATTTTGCTTGATTGTACTCATTAAGCCTATAAACCAAAATTACAGGTTTGTGAGAAGTGAAATATGAGCCAGGCCACGCCTTTGTTTATCAGAACTATGCAAACAAACATTCCTCTTTACTGGGAAGAGTTGTGTGCAAACATTGTGTTTACACACAACTCTGCCCAGTAAAGTAGAAACTAGTAAAAGGGTTTCATGACTGACTTAGTCATTATCTGATTCTCAGTTGCTGAAAATGACATATTGCTAGAAAGCTATAAATGTTAGgttttagaaaaacatttcatcCTGGGATAAAACCAGTGCCAATGTGTTAGAATCCAGTGTAGATAAACGAGtgtggtttgtttgcttgctaAATTTTTCAAATTGGAGTCCGCATCCTGCTcctgaaaaatgttaaaaactaattttttttttctgtcaacaCATAACATACTGTACACTTTTGTTCtatgaaatgtcttttcttcctctttccaaaAGGAGTTGTACTAACATTGAGAAGCAATTGTTAAAAAACACAACTGTGTCCTTCACATGAGTAACTCAGTGAAAAGTCAGAAGTGTAAGTAGAATCTTAGGGGAATTAGGAACACAAACTGGTGCCTAGATGTGGTGTTGCCACTTGATTTgaagatttctgtgctgtttgcagcCCCCTCCTTTGCAGCACACTCTTTTTCCCTAAAGGAAGTGACACATTTGTAACTGTGGTTGGCATCACTGTGGTGTTTGTACTGTACCTACTGCATGAGCTTCCTCGATGTAGATGATAAGGAAATCTGCTATTGAGCTGAAATCTTTGATGAGCTCGTTGAACTCATCAAATTTTAGCATAAAAGAAGGTCAGGTGCAGCTTCCAAAGTTCAGGATTAAAGGCCGGTtatctggggaagaaaaaaaagttttgtggTTAAGCGAAGGGAGGAAGGACAGATTTAAATACACTGAACTGAGCCTCTGGTGCGGGGATTCCTGGACAACATTAAGTCACGTCATAAACTTCTCCTAGGTCAGTAAAATCAGCAGCAGAACCTCTGTATCTCTGCAAGGTGTTTTTCCTAGCCTGGCTCTATCTGTGCTGCATCCAGCAAGGCGTTTACCTGAGGGAACCCTGCCCAGTACAGGCAGGAGGCACCCTGCATTCTCAcacagcttctcttttcctcatcACAAGAGCCAAGTAGCAAGTTACCAACATTTTTGGGATAGGGTACTGATCCAAAATCGGCATCTCAGCCTCCCTGAGACCCTTACTATGGAGCAACTTCAAAAATACTAAACATGGCCTTCTGCAAGGTTATCCAGGGACAGTGGTTCAGGGCTGGGCATTGAGGACAGAGTCCCAGTGCCTTTTCATGTCCAGATTTTTTTAGGTGTGTCAGTTCAAGCTGAGCTGAGGGGAAACTGCAGACTTTTCAGTCATGCATCACAGGCTTTCATGCTTTCAATGTATTTCTGCAATTTCCTGTCCAAACGGAACTCTGgttatatattattattaaactaACCCTACACTGGCAAAAGTATCTGCAGTTGCTTACAAATTAACACGGTGTTGTGTTTATGTTGGCATCTGTTTGCAAGGCCTTGATTTAAGAGAGTTTGCAGGATTTTTAAGCACCTCTTTTAGTCTGGTTATGCTGAATTCCATTAAATTTGTCCAAGACCTTTCTGGCATGGCTTAACTTAAAAGCTGCTGCTAACCATAGATCCACATCCTAAAGAATTAAATAACAGTGGTACCTTCCTGTAGATACTGTGTATCTCTTCTCCAAATTTGCAGCCCATTTTCTACataaatatctatatataattAGGGATGCAGAGTGAGAGAAAGATGTAATCCCTCCCGTGGGGATGGAGGCTGCAGCTTAATGATTAATTCCACGTTCTGCTGAGATCTCAGTGGGAGGCAGCGGACAAAGTACAAAGCAGCTACTTCTGCTTTATTCCCAGCCACTTTAGATCTGGAAAAACCCACTGTGTGCTTTCTAGGCTTTAGGCTAGCTAAGAGAGCTGGTGTGGAATTTTCTGTATGGACAGGGAATGACAACCAACACTCAGGGATCATTGCACACATTTCAGTTCTGGGCCTTCCCTCcctaaaacaaattattaactCGGCTTTCAGCAAAAAGTGTttccaggcagagccagctcttGCAAAAGCTTAGTGGTGTGAAGGGATAGTATAGACAGGGTGATAAATGCAGGTTATTTTTGACAATCAAGAAGCAGCTGGAGTAAATGTGCTGCATCTTCTCCAGCAGGTGAGCGCTGGTGGTCTGCATGTGATGCATTCTGTTGccagctgcctgtccctgctccctcagcagcctctcctcattTATGCTCTCAGCAATTACTGACTCAATTACTGACCTTTCATGAAATCCAGGAGGTGACAAACTTCCCCGCCGAGGGTCACCACTGGTGTGTTGGGAGCAGGGTGTCCCTCGTAGGCTTCATCCTCCAGCCTCTTCCACTTCACCTTCAGCACAAACTGCAAATACTTGAAGCTGAAAAAAGTCGGGCCCCAGTTTTCATAGCTGAACTTTGGATTCCTGTTCATTCTGCTCTTTTCACCCATCTTTAGGATGTATCTTTTCATGGCATTGGGGAACAGTATCATCAATGTTTTGCCCACAACAACAGACAGAGTAACCTGCAGAAGGATCAGGATTTTCTGTAGCAGAACCCTGATGCCCGACATGGTGGTGGTGAGCACAATGCGAGGCAGGGGCAAAGGTAGAGGTTGAGGGGGAGGGAAAACGTCCACGTGTTTGATTGAGTTTCTGCCTTAGCTTGCAcactgtcctgtccctgcacttCAGCCCTTGGGTGAGCAAGGATCCTGTCAGCAGTgctccctccagctgcaccaaaggcatccagtgcagccagggtggggatgtggtgctcactgcagagctgtgaggcTTATCCACAAATGGCTTTACAAATGAGGACATCTGGATCAGGGTGTTCTTCCTGAATCCCAAAGTAAAGACTAAGGTGCTGATGCTTGAGGCCTTGGGGTGATGCACATGCTGTGCAAACAGTGTCCTGGTCCTCTTGCTCTGactgctctggggctctgctgcgCTCCAGCATTTGGCTTTTTGGGGCTGaaggattaagaaaaaaaattttaaaagtgtatatatatgtatgctCCCATATATACAATATCAAGCTGATCCCCAgtacaggaaggacatggatcTGCTGGTTGGAGCGAGGCCTCAAGAGGACACCAAGATCAGAGACCAGAGGGATGCTGTGAGAAAGGGCTGGGAGAgttgggactgttcagcctggagaaggctttgTGGTGACCTGACTGTGGCACCAGAAGGGAGACAAGACAGATGGAGAGAGGCTATTGACAAGGGCGGCAGTGACAGCCCAAGGAGGAATGGCTACAAGGGCAGGTTTAGAGTAGGTATGAAGGAGAAATTCtctcctgtgagggtggtgaggccctggcacagggtgcccagagcagctgcggctgcccctggatccctggaagtgtccaaggccaggctggactgggctggCACCAACCCGttctggtgggaggtgtccctgcaaGGAGATtaaatgagatgagctttagtgccccttccaacccaaactgttctgtgtttctctggTAAAAAAGTTACCAAAACACGCAGTGTACGTCTGTAACAGCTGTACAAGCGCATGATCGCCCACAACCCCGGTATGTTCCCTCACAGAAGACAGCCACCACCACACCTGACCCACCGCGCTCGGGCTGCCGCGGGCCCTTTAAGGGGGCGGGAGGGCGCGCACGCGGAAGCGCGGCGCGGGCTCTGATTGGTCGGTGCCAGGCGCGTCGCCGGAGGGGCTGTTGCTCCCCGAGGGGCGGGGGTAGAGGGGCTCAGCGGCGCCGCTGATTGGCTGGGGCCGCGCGGCGGTCGCGGCGCCTTTAAGGGAGTGGAGCGGCGGCTGCGGGGCCGCGGTGGTGCCGAGGTGCGGGGTGCCCCGGCCCGGGGCCCGGGCGGGTGCGGGGCTCGGGAGGCGCGGCCGCggggcacagcagaggggcaTAGCAGCGCTGGCACAGGGCGGGGACCGCACCCGCCCCAGCGCTGCCCCTGTCCTCTTGCAGGAGGGTCGAGCCCCGGGGAGCTGATCCTCACCCAGGCGGATGAATGGCGACGGCGGACGACCTCAAATTCCAAGGTAAAGGCGATGTCGCAGGTGCGGACGCGGGGCTGGGCCCCCGCTGGGGGAGCCGTCAGGCGCTGGAGGCTCTGGGAGCGTTCGCGGAATAAAAACGTCCTGGgagttttgtttttggggtCAGGATGGGGTCAGGTATCCTGAATTATCTGAGATGGGATTGTGCTGCTGTCGAGATAAAAAATGTAGCCGGTGTTGACGGAAATCGTGGACTGCCATCCTTTGTGGTAGCAAGTGACAGCTGGAAAGGGGCAGAGCGCTCTGTAACTTGCAAAAGGCCCCGGTTTCAGACTTCCTTAgttcttcattaaaaatttcaCGTCAGTTTTTTTGAGAATATTAAAAGTACCCATTTCTCTAGGAGgcacctttcccttccccttgcAGAGATCTGCTGGGCATGGGCTCGGGGCTGttggcagggcaggaaggcaggctCCAGTGGTGTCAGCGTAACATCCTGCCAGCAGATCGGCAGGGAAAGCAGACTCACACTTTATTGACTGACTAAATGTTCAGCTGATCCGTGTCAGTTTGGACTTTAGGATAAACAGACAGCACCCTACATGCCTAAGCTAGTGGTTATTCTGTCTTGAGGGTTTTATGTGTTTATTTGAG harbors:
- the DIO1 gene encoding type I iodothyronine deiodinase isoform X1 — protein: MSGIRVLLQKILILLQVTLSVVVGKTLMILFPNAMKRYILKMGEKSRMNRNPKFSYENWGPTFFSFKYLQFVLKVKWKRLEDEAYEGHPAPNTPVVTLGGEVCHLLDFMKDNRPLILNFGSCTUPSFMLKFDEFNELIKDFSSIADFLIIYIEEAHAVDGWAFKNNVIIKNHTSLEDRKIAAQFLQKNQPLCPVVLDTMENLSSSKYAALPERLYMLQGGKVIYKGGVGPWNYHPQEIRAILEKLE
- the DIO1 gene encoding type I iodothyronine deiodinase isoform X2 → MSGIRVLLQKILILLQVTLSVVVGKTLMILFPNAMKRYILKMGEKSRMNRNPKFSYENWGPTFFSFKYLQFVLKVKWKRLEDEAYEGHPAPNTPVVTLGGEVCHLLDFMKDNRPLILNFGSCTUPSFMLKFDEFNELIKDFSSIADFLIIYIEEAHAVGRSGALELPPPGNPCHPGKIGIEKGLRSKNYLDKEVQK